One genomic region from Pseudochaenichthys georgianus chromosome 15, fPseGeo1.2, whole genome shotgun sequence encodes:
- the nanp gene encoding N-acylneuraminate-9-phosphatase codes for MEGQTVKAILFDLDNTLIETSRAGAVAIQKTSELLKSSLGLDDDTVSSICDKFKLKLSQESFDPSAGRSIDEVRTGHWEESLQDAVGSRSTPSLAAQCYFLWKSSRLELLNLSPEICSLLKELRRTHKLLLLTNGEAQTQREKVEATGCEEFFDAVVVGGEHAEQKPFLSIFTLCFRMLQVEAQDCVMVGDSLDTDIEGGVFAGVRATVWISSEGGADDGAVKADFTIPTVLELPHILQQLK; via the exons ATGGAGGGGCAAACTGTAAAGGCGATACTGTTTGACTTGGACAACACTCTGATAGAAACAAGTCGGGCAGGAGCAGTGGCGATACAGAAG ACCAGTGAACTTCTGAAGAGCTCTCTGGGCCTGGATGACGACACCGTCAGCAGCATCTGTGACAAGTTCAAGCTGAAGCTTTCTCAGGAGAGCTTCGACCCATCAGCCGGCAGATCCATCGATGAGGTGCGGACGGGGCACTGGGAGGAGAGCCTCCAGGacgctgtgggcagcagatccACTCCGTCACTGGCGGCTCAGTGCTACTTCCTGTGGAAAAGCAGCCGTCTGGAGCTCCTCAATCTGTCCCCTGAAATCTGCAGCCTGTTGAAGGAGCTGCGCCGCACACACAAGCTGCTGCTACTCACCAACGGGGAGGCCCAGACTCAGAGAGAGAAGGTGGAGGCGACCGGGTGCGAGGAGTTCTTCGACGCCGTCGTGGTCGGGGGGGAACATGCAGAGCAAAAGCCGTTCCTCTCCATCTTCACGCTGTGTTTCAGGATGCTGCAGGTGGAGGCTCAGGACTGTGTGATGGTGGGAGACTCTCTGGACACAGATATTGAGGGGGGGGTATTCGCTGGGGTGCGGGCTACAGTCTGGATCAGCAGTGAGGGGGGTGCTGATGATGGTGCAGTGAAAGCAGACTTCACCATCCCTACTGTGCTCGAGCTGCCACATATTCTGCAGCAACTCAAATGA